The following DNA comes from Coleofasciculus chthonoplastes PCC 7420.
CCCTCAACCTGTTCAATCGCACCCAGAAATGCACTGTCCCCACAAGAATTTTTGAATAGAAGGAGTAATTTTTTCAATCGTTGCATCTTTCTATAGGAGTCACCCTGCCACAACGATACTATCATTGATTGGATAGTACAAGCATGATTTTACTTATCTCCTCAGAAACTGGAGATGGGGACAGCAGTGATGGAGATGGGGGAAGTCCAGTTGCCAGATGAGGCTTAGAGGTTAAACTCACCCGGCGGGATTACATCGGCAATTCTTTAGCCTAACTCGGTTTATCAGTCGTTTGTTTAGTCTTGATGATTCCTAAGGAAACAATGTTTTAAAACCCAGAGACTGGGGAACTCTAAATGAGCAATCATTTTGTGGCTAAACTTCTTTCAACTTGGATTCTAAATCAAAAGGCTGTCCATAATCCCAAATTTTCATGTCTAAACGATGATTGTATACCGTGATTTCCAAGTCAACGGGAGTCGATTGAGATAAGCCTTTGTGGGCATGACGAACAACATTGGTAAACGCCTCAACTAGAGCGATTTGACCTAATTGCCAAACCTGTTGGGGAATGGGTAAATGCTGAAGCTGTCCATACCATTCTAAAATTTGCTCTACAGAATTTAGGTCGCTATTGACGGTAAGCCTCAGGTTTCGATAACGCGACTTCGTCCGGTTTCTGCGATAGGAATTGACCAACGTCAAAATCAGACGTTGGCAGAAACAAATTAACCGAGCAAATAAATTCTTTTGGTGGCATTTCGGTAGTCTTTTAACAGGTTCTTGGTCATAGGCTTTGCTGATGAACAAACAATTTTTATGGTCTCGGGTACGAATGTATCTGATCTCATCGGCTATCTGGGAAATAATTTTAATGCCCATTCCGCCTTCAGGGAGTTGCTCTAGGGTATTTGGCATTTGCATTTGCATAAGAAAAGTCCCCTCATGGAAAGAAACTAATTTTTAGTATCCACGATTTTAAGGTCGTGCATTGTGATAGGTAGATTGACCGTAACGTGATAATTTCTGTTGGTCTGGGTAACTGATTGCACTCCCTAAATGTAACTTGAATCACACTAATACGGTTAATGCAATCAAATTCGTTACTTTATCTCTATGAAAAATTTTCAGTCGCATCGATGACTGAAACGATTATCCAGACTAGGTTTTGGACTCAGGACTGGAGGGTAGAAGTAACAGACCCATTTAAATTTCCCTTGACCGCCTTGCCTGTTTGGTTTAGAGGTGTTTGCAGGCGGTCGGTATGATGCAGCAGTAACCTCTAGGGGAAAGGTCGCGTAATCACCTTTATACATTCTAAATGATCAATGCGATCGCGCCTAGTAATTTGTCTAAGTCTATTTCTGATGCAGGATTTCCAGGTGTTGAAGGCATCGTCATCCAGTTCCGTTTGCTGCCAAGAGGGTCGGGCAGTAATACTTTTGTACCAAGCGGCGATCACCCATCACCGTAGGTTGGGTTGACGTAGGAAACCCAACATCCACTATCCTGCAACATCAATACCCAATAAACGCGATCGCACAGGTTCGTCGTGGTGCTGTCTTCGCCATCAGCCATGCGATCGCGAACGTCGAGTTGTGGGAATATAGGAGAATAACAAATACGATCTAGGCATAGAAACATCAACCGACTAGCGAAAAAGGCAATCAATGGTTCAAACGAGCTTCCAGCAAGAGTCTTTACCTCCAGCACTTGAAAGTGGCGATCGCTTGAATCGTTATGAATTTGAGCGTCGTTATCACGCGATGCCTTCTCTCCAGAAAGCTGAACTAATTGAAGGAGTCGTTTACTTGCCTGCTGCACTGCGTTTTAGAAGTCATGGTCAACCTCACGCTAATTTAATTATTTGGCTGGGCAATTATCAAGTGGCGACACCTGGGATTGAGTTAGGGATTGAACCTACCGTTCGTTTAGACTTAGACAACGAACCCCAACCCGATGCTGTACTGTTAATTGATGAAAATGCAGGGGGACAGGCGAAACTCAGCGAAGATGATTATATTGAGGGTGCGCCGGAATTGGTAGCAGAGATTGCAGCGAGTAGTGTGGCGATTGACTTGTATGATAAGAAACGGGCGTATCGTCGCAATGGAGTGCAAGAGTATATTGTTTGGCAAGTGTGTGAACGGAGGCTTGATTGGTTTTACTTACAGCAGGGTGAGTATGTATCGTTGCCCGTGGATGAAGGGAATGTGATCCGGAGTCGAGTGTTTCCCGGATTGTGGTTAGCCGCAGGTGATTTATTAGCCGGAAATATGGCGAGGGTATTGTCGGTGTTGCAGGAAGGTTTAGCTTCGGAGGAACATTCAAGGCTTGTAGAACAATTGGCAGAGCAAGAGGGGCATTAGTTTACTCACGACAATGGTATTTGTAAATAGACAGTTAAAGCCGAGCCTATAGTCGAGAGCCACTCAATTTTTAGGCGAGAACTGAGTACCGATTCCCTCACACTGAGGGAGTTCAGGATTAGTTGCGCTGTCAGCATCGCTCGGTTTTGTATTCTGCTTCGTCTTGATATAGTCCTCCAGCCACTTGCAACCGTATGTCAGTAGTTCATCTAACTCATCTAATTTGTGGATTTCCTGTAAATCCCACAAAATTACAGTATTGCTTGCACTGGCTAACGCTAAAGTTTGACCGTCAGGAGAGAAACTCACGCCTCTAATGCCGTCGCGATGTCTGGGTAGAGTTCTCTGGAGACTCCCATCCCGGTTCCAGAGTTTCACGGTTTTATCATCACTGGCTGTGGCGATGGTTTTACCATCTGGTGAGAATGCCACACTCCGAACCTGATCCCGATGTCCTGCAAGCGTCGTAATGTATTTTCCTTGGATTGTCCAAAGTTTCGCTGTATTGTCCTCACTGGCTGTAGCGATGATTTGACCATCTGGCGAGAATGCCACACTCCGAACCCAACTTTTGTGTCCTTCGAGTGTCCCAATCAACCTGCCATCCGGCTTCCAGAGTTTTACAGTTGTGTCATCACTGGCTGAGGCAATAATTTTACCATCGGGACTAAACGTCACATCCCTTACCCAGTCGCGATGATCTGTTAGTGGAGTCTGTTGCCATTCACCGTCGAACCTCCAGAGTCTGACGATATTATCTCGACTGGCTGTAGCAATGGTCTCACCGTCAGGAGAAATACTGACATCAAATACCTGGTCAGGATGCTTTAGAATCCATAGCCGTCTACCGTTGCCTGTCCAAAGTTGGACGGTTGTATCATAACTTGCTGTGGCGATTAATTGACCATCTTGGGACAAACTAACATCCAAAACCTCTTTGTTGTGACCTTGGAGGGTTTTTAGCAGTCTATAGTCTGGTGTATGACTTCCATTGGTTGAAGAGTCCTTTTCCCACAGTTTTACGGTGCCATCTGCACTGGCTGAGGCAATCCTCTCACCGTTAAAACTAAAACTTACATCCCAGACTATATCCTCATGTCCGTTGAGGTTTTTTTTGAAGCTTCTTTTACCCAGTTGCCAGACTTTTAATGAGTGATCAGCGCTGGCTGAGACTAGGCGATTTTCAGATAAAAAATTCACATCATAAACACCATTACTATGTCCTGTTAGAGTTGTTTGCAACTGCCCATTCTCAACGTTCCAAACCTTGACCGTGTTATCCTGACTCGCTGTGGCAATGACCTTGCCATTGGGACTAAAACTCATGCTTAACACTGAATCTTTATGCCCATTAATAGTTTTTATAGAGCCATCATCTAGCGACCAAAGTTTAACCGTCTTATCCCGACTGGCTGTGGCAATCGTCTCACCGTCAGGACTGAAACTAACAGCCCAGACTATATCTGAATGCTCTTGAAGTGTCTTATCGGGAAGGATTTCAAACGTACCCTCATCATTACGTTGCCAGAGTTTCACTGTGTTATCCCGACTGGCTGTGGCAATCATCTTACCATCGGGTGAGAAAGCTACACTATTAACGCTTTTATCATGTCCTGTAAGTGTCTTGAGCAGGTCACCCTCTAAATCCCACAATTTTACAGTCTTATCTCGACTAGCCGTGGCAATTATTTTGCCATCCGGTGAAAAACTAACATCATAGACACCTTCGTTGTGTCCCTCGATAGTTTGGTAAGAGAAGTCTTCAAAACCACCTTGACCATTAGCTTTCCAGAGTTTAACTTTCTTGTCAAAGCTGGCTGTCGCCATTATCTGACCGTTTGGTGAAAAATTAACGCTCAATACTCTATCCTCATGGGCTTTAATTTCCTGAATTAATTCGCCATCTGGTTTCCAGAGTCTTACAGTTCCGTCATAACTAGCTGAGGCAATGGTTGTGGGTTTACTATCCTCATTCTTTAAGACACTTACATCCCATACAAGACTTTTATGCCCTTCTAAGCGATTGCTTTCTTTTATCCAGTAAATTGACTGTTTTAGGGCTGCTACAACTTGCTCACGAATCTTATTGTTTGAGTGCAATGTTCTTTTTTGCTTCAATTGGATTCCCGCATTAATCACTTCGATCAAAGACTCAAATTTTTTACCTGATGCAGACAAGGCTTCTGATGTCTTAATTCTGGCTAACATTTGGTTTTTTTCTGCTTCTTGCCTCTGGGATTCTGCTTTTTGTCTTTGGGATTCTGCTTCTTGTCTTTGGTGTTGTGATAAAACCGTCGATATAACTAAAATAAAACATACAGCAACCGCCGCAAAA
Coding sequences within:
- a CDS encoding Uma2 family endonuclease, which translates into the protein MVQTSFQQESLPPALESGDRLNRYEFERRYHAMPSLQKAELIEGVVYLPAALRFRSHGQPHANLIIWLGNYQVATPGIELGIEPTVRLDLDNEPQPDAVLLIDENAGGQAKLSEDDYIEGAPELVAEIAASSVAIDLYDKKRAYRRNGVQEYIVWQVCERRLDWFYLQQGEYVSLPVDEGNVIRSRVFPGLWLAAGDLLAGNMARVLSVLQEGLASEEHSRLVEQLAEQEGH
- a CDS encoding ATP-binding protein translates to MQMPNTLEQLPEGGMGIKIISQIADEIRYIRTRDHKNCLFISKAYDQEPVKRLPKCHQKNLFARLICFCQRLILTLVNSYRRNRTKSRYRNLRLTVNSDLNSVEQILEWYGQLQHLPIPQQVWQLGQIALVEAFTNVVRHAHKGLSQSTPVDLEITVYNHRLDMKIWDYGQPFDLESKLKEV